DNA from Mycobacterium sp. SMC-8:
ATCCGCGAACTCGAACCGCGCGTCACCGAGATCGCGGTAGCGCATCTGGACAGCATGCTGGAGATCGCGAGAACCGGTGTCACCGTAGATTACGTGGATGAATTCGCCGGCAAGCTCCCGATGGATGTGATCTCCGAATTGATGGGAGTACCCGAAGCCGACCGCGTCCAGGTGCGGGCGTGGGCGGATGCGGTGATGCACCGTGAGGAGGGCGTCACCGATGTGCCCGACTCGGCCATCGAGGCGTCGCTGAACCTGATCGTGTACTACCAGGAGATGGTGGCCGAGCGCCGCAAGAAGCTTACCGACGATCTGACGTCGGCTCTGCTGGAGGCCGAGATCGACGGGGACCGGCTCACCGACGACGAGATCATCGGCTTCATGTTCCTGATGGTGATCGCCGGCAACGAGACCACCACGAAACTACTTGCCAATGCCGCTTTTTGGGGACATCGGAATCCCGACCAGCTGGCACCGGTCTACGACGACTTGGAGCGGGTGCCGCTGTGGGTCGAGGAGACGCTGCGCTATGACACGTCGAGCCAGATCCTGGCCCGCACCGTGTCGGGTGAGCTGACGCTCTACGACACCAGGATCCCCGACGGCGACGTGCTGTTGCTCCTGCCCGGTTCGGCGCACCGCGACGAGCGGGTGTTCGAGAACCCCGATGACTACCTCATCGGGCGTGAGATCGGCTCCAAGCTCATGAGTTTCGGCAGTGGCGCACACTTCTGCCTCGGCGCGCATCTGGCGCGCATGGAGGCACGGGTGGCACTGGCCGAGTTGTTCAAGCGAATCCGCGGGTATGAAGTCGACGAGGCCAACGCCGTCCGAGTCCACTCCAGCAATGTCCGCGGGTTCGCTCACCTTCCGATTCATGTGGAGATTCGCTGATGCCTCGTTTTGATCCTCTGCCCGACCGGCGTCCAGCGCTGGTCGCCGGCGCTTCGTCCGGAATCGGGGAAGCCACCGCGATCGAGCTTGCCTCGCGGGGATTTCCGGTGGCGCTCGGGGCACGCCGTGTCGAGAAATGCCAGGAGACGGTCGACAAGATCCGCGCCGACGGCGGTGAGGCGGTCGCCGTACATCTGGATGTCACCGATCCCGATTCGGTGAAGGCGTGTGTCGAACAGACCGTCTCCGAGCTCGGGGAGATCGAGATCCTGGTCGCGGGCGCCGGTGACACCTACTTCGGCAAGCTCGATTCGATCAGCACCGAACAGTTCGAGTCACAGATCCAGATCCACCTGATCGGCGCGAACCGGGTTGCCACCGCAGTACTCCCCGGCATGCTCGAACGCCGGCGCGGCGACCTGATCTTCGTCGGATCCGATGTGGCGCTGCGGCAACGGCCGCACATGGGCGCCTACGGCGCCGCCAAGGCGGGGCTGGTCGCGATGGTCACCAACTACCAGATGGAACTCGAGGGCACCGGCGTCCGCGCGTCGATCGTGCACCCCGGCCCGACCAAGACCTCCATGGGCTGGAGTCTGCCGGCAGAACTGATCGGGCCGGCCCTGGAGGACTGGGCCAAGTGGGGGCAGGCCCGCCACGACTACTTCCTGCGCGCCGCCGATCTGGCCCGCGCCATCACGTTCGTCGCCGAGACCCCGCGCGGCGGCTTCATCGCGAGCATGGAGCTGCAGCCCGAAGCTCCGCTCGCATCGGTCAAGGACCGTCAGCAACTGAAAGTCGATGAGGAGTCGCTTCCTGGGAGCAGGAGCGAAGCGACCCGAGGGAGGGATTTGAAATCATGACGGCTCTTACAGAGGTACAGCGGGTCTCCGGCGGGGAAGAGGAGCACGGCCACCTCGAAGAGTTCCGCACCGACCCGATCGGTTTGATGAAGCGCATTCGAGAGGAGTGCGGGGACGTCGGCTGGTTCCAGCTGGCCGGCAAACAGGTGGTGCTGCTCTCGGGTGCCGAAGCCAACGAGTTCTTTTTCCGGTCCAGCGACAGCGAACTCAACCAGGCCGAGGCCTACCCGTTCATGACGCCGATCTTCGGCGAAGGCGTGGTGTTCGACGCCGACCCGGAGCGCCGGGCCGAGATGCTGCACAACACCGCGTTGCGCGGCGAGCAGATGAAAGGCCATGCCGCGACGATCGAGGCGGAGGTCCGCAAGATGATCGCCGACTGGGGCGACGAAGGCGAGATCGAGCTGCTGGACTTCTTCTCCGAGCTGACGATCTACACCTCGACGGCGTGTCTGATCGGGCTGAAGTTCCGCGATCAGCTGGACTCACGGTTCGCCAACTACTACCACCTCCTCGAGCGCGGCACCGACCCGCTCTGCTACGTCGACCCGTATCTGCCGATCGAGAGCTTCCGCATCCGCGACGAGGCGCGGGCCAGTCTGGTCGAACTGGTGCAGGAGGTCATGCACGGCCGAATCGCCACCCCGCCCAAGGACAAGAGCGAT
Protein-coding regions in this window:
- a CDS encoding cytochrome P450, producing the protein MTVSEVRLDPYDYDFHEDPYPYYRRLRDEAPLYRNEELGFWALSRHADVLKGFRNSTTLSNKFGVSLDPASRGPHASKTMSFLAMDDPDHLRLRTLVSKGFTPRRIRELEPRVTEIAVAHLDSMLEIARTGVTVDYVDEFAGKLPMDVISELMGVPEADRVQVRAWADAVMHREEGVTDVPDSAIEASLNLIVYYQEMVAERRKKLTDDLTSALLEAEIDGDRLTDDEIIGFMFLMVIAGNETTTKLLANAAFWGHRNPDQLAPVYDDLERVPLWVEETLRYDTSSQILARTVSGELTLYDTRIPDGDVLLLLPGSAHRDERVFENPDDYLIGREIGSKLMSFGSGAHFCLGAHLARMEARVALAELFKRIRGYEVDEANAVRVHSSNVRGFAHLPIHVEIR
- a CDS encoding SDR family oxidoreductase; its protein translation is MPRFDPLPDRRPALVAGASSGIGEATAIELASRGFPVALGARRVEKCQETVDKIRADGGEAVAVHLDVTDPDSVKACVEQTVSELGEIEILVAGAGDTYFGKLDSISTEQFESQIQIHLIGANRVATAVLPGMLERRRGDLIFVGSDVALRQRPHMGAYGAAKAGLVAMVTNYQMELEGTGVRASIVHPGPTKTSMGWSLPAELIGPALEDWAKWGQARHDYFLRAADLARAITFVAETPRGGFIASMELQPEAPLASVKDRQQLKVDEESLPGSRSEATRGRDLKS